One part of the Coffea eugenioides isolate CCC68of chromosome 10, Ceug_1.0, whole genome shotgun sequence genome encodes these proteins:
- the LOC113749454 gene encoding protein TRIGALACTOSYLDIACYLGLYCEROL 5, chloroplastic, which produces MGLKNFNGTGVGFGFGIGCGFGVGWGFGGMPLNFLGLGVGGGCGVGVGLGWGFGAAFGSHYRNSRVIFQGTDLDAKDSSKSS; this is translated from the exons ATGGGGCTTAAAAACTTCAATGGGACAGGAGTGGGTTTTG gATTTGGCATTGGCTGCGGTTTTGGGGTGGGATGGGGTTTTGGTG GCATGCCTTTGAATTTTCTGGGCCTCGGTGTCG GTGGTGGATGCGGAGTTGGTGTAGGCCTTGGATGGGGATTTGGTGCAGCTTTTGGTAGTCACTACCGAAATTCAAGGGTCATATTTCAGGGGACGGATCTTGACGCCAAAGATTCTAGCAAAAGTAGCTAG
- the LOC113749973 gene encoding F-box protein FBW2-like → MAQRDWENLNIDCLVEVFKWVGMESLLLSIPLVCKSWYKATLDPKCWQILVFPDIRCSEKLPRTMTMHFVHSYSLSWHHFPNASFAKFVVSRGQRSATSLVLPGTCSYQALEYISDECPDLKFLGLSLDLLYHNGPVIANLISKWKNLQVLSIGHCYMLNEMFAQLRLHCKNFVGLICCYSWIGHEEAFAIASMPKIKYLSFRKVHFHQNNLLMILQSCRELELLDLSDCSGFDYGNEIRKLASHIKTFRCERSSSSEEEDDYHYYAEEEQARLVYRKIM, encoded by the exons ATGGCTCAAAGAGATTGGGAGAATTTGAACATCGATTGCCTGGTTGAAGTGTTCAAATGGGTTGGGATGGAGTCACTTCTATTGAGTATTCCACTTGTGTGTAAATCATGGTACAAAGCCACCCTTGACCCAAAATGTTGGCAGATTCTCGTTTTCCCTGATATCAGATGTTCAGAAAAATTGCCCAGAACAATGACAATGCACTTTGTGCATTCATACAGTCTATCGTGGCATCATTTTCCAAATGCTTCGTTTGCTAAATTTGTAGTTAGCCGAGGTCAGAGGTCTGCTACAAGTTTGGTGCTTCCTGGCACTTGCTCATATCAAGCACTAGAATATATCTCAGATGA GTGCCCGGACTTGAAATTCTTAGGTTTGTCGCTTGATCTATTGTATCACAACGGACCAGTCATCGCAAACCTGATCAGTAAATGGAAGAACTTGCAAGTATTGAGCATTGGACATTGCTATATGCTTAATGAAATGTTTGCTCAGCTCAGGCTTCATTGCAAGAACTTTGTAGGGCTAATTTGCTGCTATAGTTGGATAGGTCATGAAGAAGCATTTGCCATAGCCAGTATGCCAAAGATCAAGTACTTAAGTTTTAGGAAAGTCCATTTCCACCAGAATAACCTTTTGATGATATTGCAAAGCTGCAGAGAGCTTGAACTCCTGGACTTGAGTGACTGCAGCGGATTTGATTATGGTAATGAGATAAGGAAGCTTGCTTCTCATATCAAAACTTTCAGATGCGAGAGGTCAAGTTCAAGCGAGGAAGAGGATGATTATCACTACTATGCAGAGGAGGAACAAGCCAGACTGGTTTATAGAAAAATAATGTAA
- the LOC113749301 gene encoding uncharacterized protein LOC113749301, with protein sequence MPKDQLSRSMSRCFFCTLQEQDLLLRRAGIASYLRNMHQIEDQELVLVLSGLWNIAMTEPQDGELPSLGVFECMASLIERSVNDVDWLLSYQNIYNAYYAAHIIGSYTINNAEYAVKAVDAGVIPPLLELLRGKMSWVEQRVAVRALGHLASYETTFKAIALYEEEVVRLAMRLASTCLEVVYKMFVGVKDKKKRLRYHCDLLTRGLGLGDLEIENRKAEEWASQLQCWCLHLLNCFAIKGRSLDLMCKPEFLKDLSEMWGGLANGTSPSGIGLIRILCYSKLGRRSIAEIKQVIENLCNLSRSSDDWQYMGIDCLLLLLKDPDTRYKVIEIATLHLSDLIELRDIGGRSNIGEKIARVLLGDFKLRNSKIVMSNNVQRALEETWNLNIKKRMNEKTMSAEKLEEQRVLVALIKQQGNHSFELGKIQEAQLKYTEALELCPTRLKKERLVLYSNRAQCSLLLKEPDAAISDTTRALCLSNPPNSHGKSLWRRSQAYDMKGLGKESLMDCIMFINGCIKSEATKHVKIPYYAVRMICKQMDSTWLFKAAQSKTLSKRAETEEQSQKDDDLRIYQDKLPSLKISIQGKGFMAGNQAPLSMFITKSRFLRLIYLLLQ encoded by the coding sequence ATGCCTAAAGATCAATTGAGTAGAAGCATGAGTAGGTGTTTCTTTTGCACACTCCAGGAACAAGATTTATTGCTCAGGAGAGCTGGAATTGCAAGCTACTTGAGAAACATGCATCAGATTGAAGACCAAGAACTTGTTCTAGTACTCAGTGGGCTGTGGAATATTGCCATGACTGAACCTCAAGATGGAGAGCTTCCTTCTTTAGGTGTTTTTGAATGCATGGCAAGTCTTATTGAAAGAAGTGTCAATGATGTAGATTGGCTTCTTAGCTATCAAAACATTTACAATGCATATTATGCAGCTCATATTATTGGTTCCTACACGATAAACAATGCCGAGTATGCTGTCAAAGCTGTTGATGCTGGTGTCATACCACCATTATTGGAGCTTCTTAGAGGAAAGATGAGCTGGGTAGAGCAAAGGGTAGCTGTTAGAGCACTAGGACATTTGGCAAGCTATGAAACGACCTTCAAAGCTATAGCGCTTTACGAAGAAGAAGTGGTTAGATTAGCCATGCGTTTGGCTTCTACCTGTCTGGAAGTTGTTTATAAGATGTTTGTAGGGGTAAAAGACAAGAAGAAGAGGTTGAGATACCATTGTGACTTGCTCACGAGAGGGTTAGGTCTCGGGGATTTGGAGATAGAAAATAGGAAGGCAGAGGAATGGGCTAGTCAACTTCAATGTTGGTGTCTTCATCTTCTAAACTGCTTTGCCATCAAAGGGAGGTCATTAGATCTCATGTGTAAGCCAGAGTTCTTGAAGGATTTGTCTGAGATGTGGGGTGGACTTGCCAATGGCACATCTCCTTCAGGGATTGGACTTATCAGAATTCTTTGTTATAGTAAACTTGGAAGAAGAAGCATAGCAGAAATAAAGCAAGTCATAGAAAATCTATGTAATCTCTCCAGATCTTCAGATGATTGGCAGTACATGGGAATTGATTGCCTTCTTTTACTTCTGAAAGATCCAGATACGAGGTACAAAGTAATCGAAATTGCCACATTACATCTTAGTGATTTGATTGAACTTAGGGACATTGGAGGAAGGTCAAACATTGGTGAAAAGATTGCAAGAGTACTTCTCGGTGATTTTAAACTACGAAACTCCAAGATCGTCATGAGCAATAATGTTCAAAGAGCATTAGAAGAAACATGGAATCTCAATATAAAGAAGAGAATGAACGAGAAGACCATGTCTGCTGAGAAACTCGAAGAGCAAAGAGTATTGGTGGCCTTGATAAAACAACAGGGAAATCATAGCTTTGAGTTGGGAAAGATTCAAGAAGCACAATTGAAGTACACAGAAGCATTAGAGCTGTGCCCCACGAGATTGAAAAAGGAGAGACTTGTGCTGTATAGTAATAGAGCTCAGTGTTCCTTGCTGCTGAAGGAACCTGATGCAGCCATAAGCGATACAACTCGAGCACTTTGCCTTTCTAATCCTCCGAACTCTCATGGCAAGAGTCTTTGGAGAAGATCACAGGCATATGACATGAAGGGATTGGGTAAAGAGAGCTTAATGGACTGTATTATGTTCATCAATGGTTGTATCAAATCAGAAGCCACAAAACATGTGAAAATACCATATTATGCAGTACGGATGATCTGCAAGCAGATGGATTCAACATGGCTCTTTAAAGCTGCTCAGTCAAAGACATTAAGCAAACGTGCTGAAACAGAAGAACAATCGCAAAAAGATGATGATCTTAGAATTTACCAGGACAAACTCCCGAGTTTGAAAATCTCCATCCAAGGGAAGGGTTTCATGGCAGGTAATCAAGCTCCATTATCTATGTTTATCACCAAGTCTAGATTTTTACGACTTATATACTTGCTTCTTCAATAA
- the LOC113749302 gene encoding iridoid synthase CYC2-like, producing the protein MSWWWAGAVGAARKTLGEDGAPASKNFQSVALVAGVTGIIGNSLAEILPLSDTPGGPWKVYGVARRPRPSWSLDHPVQYIQCDVLNADDARAKLSPLTDVTHIFWVTWANRPSEAECIQVNDAMFLNVLNAVVPNAPNLTHICLQTGHKHYIGPFESLGKIKPHETPFVEDVPRLPVPNFYYSLEDILFETCKKKQGLTWSVHRAAAIFGFSPYSMMNVIGTICVYAAICKHEKVPFKFPGTKAAWNCYSVASDADLIAEHQIWAAVDPYAKNEAFNCSNGDLFKWRQMWKVLAEEFELEYVEVDENEEFVSMSEWMKDKGPVWDEIVKKNQLTPTKLEEVTTCWFADVIFSGECMLDSMNKSKEHGFLGFRNTTKSVISVIDKMRAHKIVPISPRKCVENGGQKEYNSAALIIGITGIVGSSLAEMLLLHDTPGNPWKVYGVARRPRPTWLSDKRLNYIQCDISNSRETISKLSPLIDITHIFYVCWVGSEDCDLNGSMFRNVLRVVIPNAPNLQHVCLQTGIKYYLGVFDERYKQEPHESPFTEDLPRLPIPNFYYDLEDILEEETKAKLGLTWSAHRPALVFGFSPCSMMNMVSTISVYATICKHENKPLVYPGSDFSWDCYYDVVDADLLAEQQIWASMEPKAKNQAFNCSNGDVFKWKHIWKILAEQFGLEMVGYRKGQKETSMAELMKGKEPVWDEIVKKHKLVPTKLNDIAAFWLADVVFYSDNRVSCMNKSKELGFLRFKDSTKSFLDSIEKMRAYGFIP; encoded by the exons ATGAGCTGGTGGTGGGCTGGTGCTGTTGGAGCTGCAAGG AAAACGCTGGGGGAAGATGGTGCACCTGcttccaagaatttccagagTGTGGCCCTTGTGGCGGGAGTCACGGGCATAATTGGCAACAGCTTGGCCGAAATCCTCCCCCTCTCCGACACCCCGGGTGGTCCATGGAAGGTTTACGGGGTGGCGCGACGCCCCCGGCCGTCCTGGAGCCTAGACCACCCGGTGCAATACATCCAGTGTGATGTCCTCAACGCTGATGACGCTCGGGCCAAGCTCTCTCCCCTCACTGACGTCACCCACATCTTCTGGGTAACCTGGGCTAATCGGCCATCCGAGGCAGAGTGCATACAAGTCAATGATGCCATGTTCTTGAACGTCCTAAATGCCGTTGTCCCAAACGCACCAAACCTGACCCATATTTGTCTTCAGACAGGCCACAAGCACTACATCGGACCCTTCGAATCCTTGGGAAAAATCAAGCCCCACGAAACTCCATTCGTCGAGGATGTTCCCAGACTCCCCGTCCCCAACTTTTACTACAGCCTGGAAGACATATTGTTCGAAACTTGCAAGAAGAAGCAAGGACTAACATGGTCAGTCCACAGGGCTGCGGCGATATTTGGCTTTTCCCCGTATAGCATGATGAATGTGATTGGCACAATCTGCGTTTACGCTGCAATCTGCAAGCACGAAAAGGTGCCCTTTAAATTTCCAGGCACAAAAGCGGCCTGGAATTGCTATTCGGTGGCATCAGACGCTGATTTGATCGCGGAGCACCAGATTTGGGCGGCCGTGGATCCCTACGCAAAGAACGAAGCTTTCAACTGCAGCAACGGGGATTTGTTCAAGTGGAGGCAAATGTGGAAAGTGCTGGCGGAGGAATTCGAGTTGGAGTACGTGGAAGTTGATGAGAATGAGGAATTCGTGAGCATGAGTGAGTGGATGAAGGACAAAGGACCGGTGTGGGATGAGATTGTGAAGAAGAATCAGCTGACTCCTACGAAATTGGAGGAGGTGACGACTTGTTGGTTTGCTGATGTGATTTTCAGTGGAGAGTGTATGTTGGATAGCATGAACAAGAGTAAAGAACATGGGTTCTTGGGGTTCAGGAACACTACAAAATCTGTCATTTCTGTGATTGACAAGATGAGAGCTCACAAAATTGTTCCA ATTTCGCCGAGGAAATGTGTGGAGAACGGAGGACAAAAAGAATACAACAGTGCAGCTCTAATTATAGGAATCACTGGAATTGTTGGCAGCAGCTTAGCTGAAATGCTGTTGCTCCATGATACCCCTGGCAATCCCTGGAAGGTCTATGGTGTGGCTCGCCGCCCTCGTCCCACCTGGTTATCCGACAAACGACTCAACTACATCCAATGCGACATCTCCAATTCTAGAGAAACCATTTCCAAGCTCTCCCCTCTCATCGACATCACTCACATTTTCTATGTATGTTGGGTTGGGTCGGAGGACTGTGATTTAAATGGTTCCATGTTCAGGAACGTCCTGAGAGTCGTCATCCCCAATGCTCCAAATCTCCAGCACGTTTGTCTCCAGACAGGTATCAAATACTACCTTGGAGTGTTCGACGAACGATACAAGCAAGAACCTCATGAGTCGCCTTTCACTGAGGACCTGCCTAGACTGCCCATACCAAATTTCTACTATGACCTGGAGGACATTCTTGAAGAAGAAACCAAGGCCAAGCTTGGTTTGACGTGGTCCGCCCATCGACCTGCTCTGGTTTTCGGGTTCTCCCCTTGTAGCATGATGAACATGGTCAGCACCATCTCCGTTTATGCTACCATTTGCAAGCACGAGAACAAGCCCTTGGTGTATCCTGGAAGCGACTTCTCCTGGGATTGTTACTATGATGTTGTGGACGCGGATTTACTAGCTGAGCAACAGATATGGGCATCGATGGAGCCCAAGGCCAAGAACCAAGCTTTCAATTGTAGCAATGGAGATGTCTTCAAGTGGAAACACATCTGGAAAATATTGGCAGAGCAGTTTGGGTTAGAAATGGTTGGATACAGAAAAGGGCAGAAGGAAACAAGCATGGCAGAATTGATGAAGGGGAAGGAGCCGGTGTGGGATGAGATTGTGAAGAAGCACAAACTGGTGCCTACAAAGCTGAATGATATTGCAGCATTTTGGCTTGCAGATGTGGTGTTCTATTCGGATAATCGAGTGAGCTGTATGAACAAGAGCAAGGAGCTTGGATTCTTGAGATTCAAGGACTCGACAAAGTCATTCCTCGACAGCATTGAGAAAATGAGAGCTTACGGATTTATCCCTTAA